CGACGAGGCCATGGCCCTGCTCGGTATCGCAGACAGGGCCGACCGGATCACCGGCCAGCTGCCCGTGCTCGACCGCAAGCTCCTGATGATGGCGAGCGCGCTGGCGACGCGGCCGAAGCTCCTCCTGATGGACGAGCCGGTCGGCGGGCTGACCGCGAAGGAAGTCGACCGCGTCATGGAGGCCGTACGGGCGATCAGGGCGACGGGCGTGACCATCATCCTGATCGAGCACGTCATGCGCTTTCTCGTCCAGCTCTCCGACCGCGTCCTCATCATGCATCACGGCGAGAAGATCTTCGAGGGCGAGCCCTCCAGGCTGGTCGAGGACCGCACGGTCATCGACGTCTACCTGGGGCAGGGGGCTTCCGACCGGCTGAAGAGCTTCATGGGATCGCGGGAGACGGCGCATGGCTGAGCCGGTGCTGGCGATCCGCGGTCTCGCTGCGGGCTATGACGGGCGGCGCGTCCTCGACGGGGTCGACCTCGTGGTCCCGGCCGGCAGGCTGACCGCCATCATCGGCCCCAACGGCCACGGCAAGTCGACGCTGCTCAAGGCCATCTCAGGCCTCGTCCGCATCTCCGGCGGAACGATCGCCCTGCGCGGCGAGCGGATCGACGGTCTGCGGCCCGACCAGATCGTCGAGCGCGGCGTCATCCAGGTGCCGCAGGGCGACCTGCTCTTCCCCGGCATGACCGTGCTCGACAACCTCCTGATGGGTGCCTACCGGCGGGATGCCGCACGCGACGCAGCCGCCCGTCTCGAAACCGTGTTCTCCCTCCTGCCCAAGCTGAAGGAGCGTCGCCGGCAGATCGCCGGCACGCTGTCGGGCGGCGAGCGGCGCATGTGCGGCATCGGCCGCGGACTGATGGCGGGCGACGGGCTCCTGATGCTCGACGAGCCGTCGCTCGGTCTCGCGCCCATCGTCATCGACCAGATCTACGACGTCATCTTCGACCTCTGCGCCGCCGGCCGCACCATCCTGCTCGTCGAGGAGAACGCGCAGCGCATCACCGAGCGCGCCGACAGCATCCACCTTCTCGACAATGGCCGTTTCGTCTGGTCCGGGATCGGCGCCGAATTGATGGCGCGTCCCGAGATCGTCGAAGCCTATCTCGGAGCCTGACCGTTGGACGTCTTCATCCAGATCGTCGCTTCCGGCCTCACCCTCGGCGCCATGTACGCGGTGGCCACCGTCGGCCTGTCCCTGGTCTATGGCTCGCTCAACATGCTCAACATGGCGCATGGTGCGATCCTGACGCTCGGCGGCTATCTCTGCTATGCCGGCATCCAGCACCTCGGGCTGCACCCGGCCCTGGCGCTGGCCGGCGCGGCGGCGCTCTGCGCGGTGGTCGGGCTTCTGATCTATCTCGGTGCGGCGCTGCCGCTGCTGCGCGCCGAGGGCTTCGAGACCAACGTCTTCATCGCCACCATCGGCATCGGTTCGATCCTCGAGAACCTGATGCTCAAGGGCTTCGGTCCCTACCCGATCCCGCAGCCGCTCGCGGTGCCGGGCCACGTCGTCCTCGGCAACGTCCACGTTCCGTTGCAGAACCTCTTCATCCTCGGCGTCGCGGTCGTGCTGATGGCGGCCGTCGCCTTCGTGCTGGAGCGCACCCGCACCGGCCGCGCCATCCGAGCCACCTCGATGAACCGCGAAGCCGCGCAACTGATGGGCGTCCGGGTCGGCCGCGTCTATGCCCAGGTGCTCGCCGTCTCCGGCGCGCTGGCGGCAGTCTCGGGCGTCATGATCTCGTCGATCGCCACGCTCTCGCCAGTGATGGGCGGCGACCCGATGCTGAAGGCCTTCATCGTCTGCGTCGTCGCCGGCCTCGGCAACGTCTACGGCGCGGTGGTCGCCGCCATCGCGCTCGGTCTGCTGGAAGCCGCCACGCAGTACATCCTCGGCGTCCGCTGGAGCTTCGCGACACTGCTCCTCATCGTCATCCTCGTTCTCATCTGGCGGCCCTACGGGCTCTTCGGGCGGACCCAGGTGGTGCGGCTGTGACTCCCGTGAAACGCGACATCCTCGTCGGCCTCGTCCTCGTCGCGGCCGCCTGCGCGCTGCCCTTCCTGTTTCCGGGGCGCTACGTCGTCACCCAGGCGACGCTGTTCTTCGTCTGGGCGGTCGTCGTGGTGCAGTGGAACCTGGTGCTCGGCGTCGGCGGTATCTTCTCGCTGGCGCAGATGGCGCTGTTTGCCACCGGCGCCTACGCCACCGCGATGATGGGCTTCTACTGGAAGGTGCCGATGCTGGCGGCGATCCCGCTTTCCGGCGTCGTCACGGTGGCCGTCGGCATGCTGATCGGGCTCGCCTGCCTGCGCCTGCGCGGCCCCTACGTCGCGCTCCTGACGCTCGCCATCGCGCAGGTCATGTACGTGCTGATCGTCAACGACACCGCCTGCTTCACCACGACCGGCGGCTGCATGCCGCTCTTCGGCGGCGTGCGCGGCATCGGCCAGTTCGGCGACCTCGGCTTCCGCGCGCTGATGCCGAAGAC
The nucleotide sequence above comes from Aquibium microcysteis. Encoded proteins:
- a CDS encoding branched-chain amino acid ABC transporter permease; translated protein: MDVFIQIVASGLTLGAMYAVATVGLSLVYGSLNMLNMAHGAILTLGGYLCYAGIQHLGLHPALALAGAAALCAVVGLLIYLGAALPLLRAEGFETNVFIATIGIGSILENLMLKGFGPYPIPQPLAVPGHVVLGNVHVPLQNLFILGVAVVLMAAVAFVLERTRTGRAIRATSMNREAAQLMGVRVGRVYAQVLAVSGALAAVSGVMISSIATLSPVMGGDPMLKAFIVCVVAGLGNVYGAVVAAIALGLLEAATQYILGVRWSFATLLLIVILVLIWRPYGLFGRTQVVRL
- a CDS encoding ABC transporter ATP-binding protein, with the translated sequence MPLLSCRGVGKSFGALTAVHDLTFDVEPGEVLGIGGPNGAGKTTLFEVISGLNPATAGSILLDGTDITRMAPERICHAGIARTFQLNAGFETMTARENVLVGAYFGRENRGMPTLRAGRETQRAADEAMALLGIADRADRITGQLPVLDRKLLMMASALATRPKLLLMDEPVGGLTAKEVDRVMEAVRAIRATGVTIILIEHVMRFLVQLSDRVLIMHHGEKIFEGEPSRLVEDRTVIDVYLGQGASDRLKSFMGSRETAHG
- a CDS encoding ABC transporter ATP-binding protein; translated protein: MAEPVLAIRGLAAGYDGRRVLDGVDLVVPAGRLTAIIGPNGHGKSTLLKAISGLVRISGGTIALRGERIDGLRPDQIVERGVIQVPQGDLLFPGMTVLDNLLMGAYRRDAARDAAARLETVFSLLPKLKERRRQIAGTLSGGERRMCGIGRGLMAGDGLLMLDEPSLGLAPIVIDQIYDVIFDLCAAGRTILLVEENAQRITERADSIHLLDNGRFVWSGIGAELMARPEIVEAYLGA